ATGGAACTGATTACGCCGTTTCTTGACAAAGCGAAACAGACGAAAGAGTTGAAACCTCAATCCACCGGCAGTTCAACCCCGCAGGTCTGATCGCAAAAAGGCTGCTTTCCAGTATTGCCACAGCTGCACAAATAGACCTTGCGCCGCTCTTTAATTTCAAATCGGATCGGCAATTCTCCGCCGCGATGGTTGCCATCACAAAAAGGGAGGTTTTTCGAGCCGCCGCAGACGCAGCGAAAATAGGTGCCCGGCTCAAGGGTGAGGGCAATCGGCATACCGGCATCAG
Above is a genomic segment from Geopsychrobacter electrodiphilus DSM 16401 containing:
- a CDS encoding CDGSH iron-sulfur domain-containing protein, whose protein sequence is MTKPNTDAGMPIALTLEPGTYFRCVCGGSKNLPFCDGNHRGGELPIRFEIKERRKVYLCSCGNTGKQPFCDQTCGVELPVD